A window from Mixophyes fleayi isolate aMixFle1 chromosome 12, aMixFle1.hap1, whole genome shotgun sequence encodes these proteins:
- the LOC142109167 gene encoding olfactory receptor-like protein OLF1 isoform X2 codes for MENSTSVTAFILLGLSSIPYLQAIYFLLFLVIYSITLSGNVLLIVVVRADSQLHTPMYFFLSNLSFIDICFSSTIVPKILVNTLAQDKRISFLGCASQMYFSLALGATECIILAVMAYDRYVAICNPLRYQMIMNKRLCLCLAAGSWTVSFLNSVIHAVFTFQLPYCKSNQVNHFFCEMPPLFRLSCKDTLFNEVAVYISGGLIALCSFFLTIVSYFHIISTILKIRSNKGRYKAFSTCASHLMVVSLYYGTIMFMYLRPRHSYSPDRDRAISILYTVVTPMLNPIIYSIRNKDVKGTLKKKITLKLYK; via the exons ATGGAAAACTCA ACATCCGTGACAGCATTCATCCTTCTTGGCCTCTCCAGCATCCCGTATCTTCAGGCTATATACTTCCTGCTTTTCTTGGTGATTTATTCCATCACACTCTCGGGAAATGTTCTCCTGATTGTCGTTGTAAGAGCCGACAGCCAGCTGCACACTCCTATGTACTTCTTCCTCAGTAATCTGTCTTTCATTGACATCTGTTTCTCCTCCACCATTGTGCCCAAAATACTTGTCAATACCTTAGCTCAGGACAAAAGAATTTCCTTCTTAGGATGTGCCTCGCAGATGTATTTTTCCTTAGCATTGGGAGCAACGGAGTGTATAATATTGGCTGTCATGGCCTACGATAGATACGTGGCTATCTGCAACCCTCTACGCTACCAGATGATCATGAACAAGAGACTATGCCTTTGTTTGGCTGCCGGTTCCTGGACGGTGAGCTTTCTGAACTCTGTGATCCATGCCGTATTTACTTTCCAGCTACCTTACTGCAAGTCCAACCAAGTCAACCACTTCTTCTGTGAGATGCCCCCTCTCTTCCGGCTCTCCTGCAAAGATACATTATTTAATGAAGTAGCTGTGTACATCTCCGGTGGATTAATTGCTCTTTGCTCATTCTTCTTGACCATTGTTTCTTATTTCCACATAATTTCCACCATCCTGAAGATCCGCTCCAACAAAGGACGATATAAAGCCTTCTCTACCTGTGCCTCACATTTAATGGTGGTTTCTCTCTACTATGGTACAATTATGTTCATGTACCTTCGTCCTCGGCACAGTTACTCACCAGACCGGGACAGAGCGATCTCCATACTCTATACGGTGGTGACTCCGATGCTCAATCCCATCATCTACAGTATAAGAAATAAAGATGTCAAAGGAactctaaaaaagaaaataactttgAAGTTGTATAAATAG
- the LOC142109167 gene encoding olfactory receptor 5V1-like isoform X1, with product MDQLNQTSVTAFILLGLSSIPYLQAIYFLLFLVIYSITLSGNVLLIVVVRADSQLHTPMYFFLSNLSFIDICFSSTIVPKILVNTLAQDKRISFLGCASQMYFSLALGATECIILAVMAYDRYVAICNPLRYQMIMNKRLCLCLAAGSWTVSFLNSVIHAVFTFQLPYCKSNQVNHFFCEMPPLFRLSCKDTLFNEVAVYISGGLIALCSFFLTIVSYFHIISTILKIRSNKGRYKAFSTCASHLMVVSLYYGTIMFMYLRPRHSYSPDRDRAISILYTVVTPMLNPIIYSIRNKDVKGTLKKKITLKLYK from the coding sequence ATGGACCAATTAAACCAGACATCCGTGACAGCATTCATCCTTCTTGGCCTCTCCAGCATCCCGTATCTTCAGGCTATATACTTCCTGCTTTTCTTGGTGATTTATTCCATCACACTCTCGGGAAATGTTCTCCTGATTGTCGTTGTAAGAGCCGACAGCCAGCTGCACACTCCTATGTACTTCTTCCTCAGTAATCTGTCTTTCATTGACATCTGTTTCTCCTCCACCATTGTGCCCAAAATACTTGTCAATACCTTAGCTCAGGACAAAAGAATTTCCTTCTTAGGATGTGCCTCGCAGATGTATTTTTCCTTAGCATTGGGAGCAACGGAGTGTATAATATTGGCTGTCATGGCCTACGATAGATACGTGGCTATCTGCAACCCTCTACGCTACCAGATGATCATGAACAAGAGACTATGCCTTTGTTTGGCTGCCGGTTCCTGGACGGTGAGCTTTCTGAACTCTGTGATCCATGCCGTATTTACTTTCCAGCTACCTTACTGCAAGTCCAACCAAGTCAACCACTTCTTCTGTGAGATGCCCCCTCTCTTCCGGCTCTCCTGCAAAGATACATTATTTAATGAAGTAGCTGTGTACATCTCCGGTGGATTAATTGCTCTTTGCTCATTCTTCTTGACCATTGTTTCTTATTTCCACATAATTTCCACCATCCTGAAGATCCGCTCCAACAAAGGACGATATAAAGCCTTCTCTACCTGTGCCTCACATTTAATGGTGGTTTCTCTCTACTATGGTACAATTATGTTCATGTACCTTCGTCCTCGGCACAGTTACTCACCAGACCGGGACAGAGCGATCTCCATACTCTATACGGTGGTGACTCCGATGCTCAATCCCATCATCTACAGTATAAGAAATAAAGATGTCAAAGGAactctaaaaaagaaaataactttgAAGTTGTATAAATAG